A window of Candidatus Saccharimonadales bacterium genomic DNA:
CAGATTGTCGTAACCGGTCAACTTTTTGCAGCCCGCCGGTCGAGGATTGTGGACCAACTGGTTGATAGCCTCGCCTATCCGTCGGCGGAGGGGTTTGTCGAGCCGCCGTAACGCTTTTTCGGCTCGACGCTGAATAAGGACCTGCCAGGTTGGGTCTGGCTCACCCATCCTGGGCTTCCTCAGCCAGCAACTCGGCTTCTACCTCAGCCCAGGGTCGGGCGGTCGAAGGATCGTGCCGGTATTCCTCATAAGCTGCTGCAGCCTCAGTGGTATCACTTAAGTCGTCCAGCAAGGTTAGCAGTTCCTCCCAGACAGCCATATCCAATACCACGGCCTTTTTCGTCCCGTCGGCATCAACCATAAATTGAGCGGATTTAACCAG
This region includes:
- a CDS encoding type II toxin-antitoxin system RelE/ParE family toxin, with amino-acid sequence MGEPDPTWQVLIQRRAEKALRRLDKPLRRRIGEAINQLVHNPRPAGCKKLTGYDNLYRLRVGNWRISYALEEDKLIVLVVEIAPRGQAYRHL